From Malus sylvestris chromosome 1, drMalSylv7.2, whole genome shotgun sequence:
CATAGTATATTGCAGCAGATTATATAATGAGGAATGCTAGAAATATTTTCATTTTAACTTTTTTGTTCTGTAATATTGTATGATGATTCGAACTGCTTATTTTCTAAATCACTCttttaactaattttttttaaaaaaataaactaaattCAAAATTCCGTAGTCACGTAAAATGTTTTTATCCAATAAATAGACGGATCATGTTCTTCAattaaacaatgaaattttaacaACATTAATCAAATGGCTAAAAGGTTCCTGATTtggataatttttttacaaatttcatttttaatgtGTGTCCTAGAAAGTAGATGTTCCAATCATTATGAAATATTAGAGGATGAAAAAAAAGAGTCGAAAATATAAGTGATATTTTACAATAATGTACACTGAAGGAAAGAGGTAAGGTTCGAACCTGTAACACAATAGattaaaaaaagggaactttaacgaaaagctcctggtactgttcattttaatgaaaaaccacatttttacactaaaaagtcaatcctgatactattcactttactattattttatccttatcattaaaacttaaagttttcaagcccttttcattagttttcctttaaaaaaaaaccttaattaACCATTAAGACAATccaccaaaagcaaaaatattaaCCACTTTTTAAGAGCAAAGATAACATAATTTTGTGTGTGATAATATTGTGTAGATCTGACATTCCGTAATTCTCAAACTACGTAACTTAATCGTACGTTATTGCATTATAAATACCAAATCTCGAAGCCCAtgcaaaataaataatatatatgtgaACATATAATATCAACGTTTGGAGTGAATCGAAAATCTCACACTTCGGCCACGCCCATAGCATGCACGGCATTCCATATGAATATACGGTACGAAATGTAGGCCATTCCACAGACCATAAATCGTCTACTCTTTTTCAAATTCCCAAGCTACCCTCCTTCAACATCTAATTGCATTCCTCACCTTGCTAATCACCTAGCTCTACACCATTGTGGGGCCCGACTCCACATGGGGAAATCGTATCATGTGGTATTAGAATATCGTTGCATGGAATAATTATTTTACGTGTTATAATGATGATTATCGTAAAACATAAAAGGCAGAGAAAATTGAAGTTTGCATATTATCATTGAACCACACGACGATATACTTTAAAATACGCATATTATTAATAAATCATACGatgatatttttatattatacaATAATTTCTATAAGGAACACTTTTGTTGTCAAGTGAGTGCTAAGTGACACTAGCTAATTACAACTCAATTAAAACTCTCATgtattttgccatgatttttaactaaaatgTTAAATATGACAATGTTTTGAGAAACAATACGACATTTACAAAGATACCTACGCTAATGGGTCGTGAACTCACCCACAACAAATACAATAGGCCACAACTTAATATTAAACTCACAAAACATGTATTGTCATTGGATTTATATAAGTCAAATATGAGACTTCATTCAACTAAGTAGAGACCGTATGCCGCTAGACCAACTGATATTGATCTTGCATAAAGATGACAATATTGAATAGCATACGATTTTAACAATGGTTATACTACTCAGCAGTACCACTTGAGGAGATAGCTTCCCCACACAAATACTCTCCTATTTTACATGGCAATTCATGAGCTTCACTTTGTATTGAACCCATGTATGAGTCATATTACACTACTTAAACCCTCTCCCACttgccaacaaaaaaaaaaatcctctcTCACTATTCTATTTGCCACTAGCATATAAGCATAGGCAATAAAAAGGCCGAGTACTTACTAGGTACAGTCTCATCAAACCTGCactcctttcttcttccttaagCAGATATTTCTTTCCAAACATTATCTCAGCGGTTTGAGTACTGGCAATGTTACCTCTATTTCTACCTTCCTTTCTCCTCCTTGGACTCCTTAATTCCTTACCATTTTCTCATTCCCTCCATGATCAGCAACAAAATCTAGAGCAACCCAATTCACTTCCCGACCAGCTTTGCCATGAAAAATGTGGACAACTTCAACTACCCTTCCCATTTCACTTGAACAAGTCTTGCAGTTCAGTCTCTGATGCTTTCCACCTCTCTTGCCAAAACTCAACAACCCTTTTCCTCAACATTGGTTCCGAAAGCTACCGCGTGCTAGAATTCTTCTCAGATGGTCTACTAGTGGACTTTCCGGGCTTCTCTTCGTGCAGCCAGTACAACGACTTGAACTCCTTCGATTTCTTGGGAAATGATCATTTAGGAGTCGCAGTTGAAAACGTGGTTGGCTTGTACGATTGTGAGGACTCTTCTTTGTGCAAGACAGATTGTGAAACAAATGACTTGCCTGGTTGTGATGGCAATGATAATGGCTCTCCTGCTTGCTGCTACCCCCTCTCTGATCATAGCGTGTGGCATCTCGGTGACAAGTTTTCGGTTTTTGCCAAGTTTGGATGCAGGGGGTTTTCCAGTTGGGTTGTGGAAAGAGGGTCTAACTTGGGGAAGAGAGGGATAAAATTGGAATGGGCAGTGCCAAAGAACTCATCCAAGGGAGTTTGTGATAGCAATGCTTATATTACTAATGCAACAGTGGTTGAAGGAGGGGTGAGATGCATGTGTCCAGATGGGTTCCTTGGTGATGGCTTTGCAGCTGGTGCAGGATGCTTGAAATGTGAGTAATTTATGATAATGTTTCAAATATCTATTTTTCACTTTAAAAATCATACTTTGACTATTAATTGCATCTAAGATTGAATTACTGAGCACTTCCGAGCTCGTCGAGTCATTATTGGTGCATTTTTGGAATAATCATatcagttttcagtttttagttttaatttgtgcATATGATTATCTCTGTGTATGCCATGATTGCTTTCATGATGGAGACAACTCTAAAtaattgggaaaaaaaaaagggggttcattttcttctttctgcAGATTATTCATTTCCTTGTTTATGTAGTCTATTGCaaatctaacatgttctttcaTAATAAAGATAAAGAAGTTTGATGTTCTTTAATCAATTGCATGCCTTTGAAGAAAATTGTACtttattttaaggaaaaaaaaaacactctgaCAACTATGTCAGCGTGTTCAATTGGAGAACAATTCTTCGACTAACTATTTGTCATGTTTTATATGATTCTTAGCTTTAAAATTCCTTTGGTGCCCCTCTTCACTTGAAATGTCGCCatggttttttatttcttttatgaaGTACTGAGATTGAAATGTATTTTTCTACGGTGTAATGTTATCATTTATATAGGCCTCTATGTCAAAAGCCCTTCTATTTTTTCACAATGTTGGTGTTGCGCTGAAAACTTTAAAACAACCACTAGTATAACCATGGCATTACTTACAATTGACATGCCTTTGGCAGCATGCATCAAGGACAGAAAGGAAGCATATGGCAGTGATTGCTTAAAGGAAAAGCATGGTGGCCGGAAACTTGTAATTTTCGGTGGTAAGTGACGgaagaataaagaaaataaaccaATGTCAGCATTATTAAAGCTTCCTATTCATTGTtgtggaataatatcatgaCATGTTGAACTGCAGGAGTTCTAGCTCCAGTTTTCATCATAGCCTCCTCGATTGCACTTTTGTATATACTAAAGCGGCCTGCTAAGCCTGGGACATTTGATCCTGCTCAGAAAGTCCATTTTCACAACACAATATCATTCCGAAAAGCTAGTAGGATGCGGCTATTCACTTACCATGAGCTAGAGGAAGCTACGAAAGGGTTTGAGGAGGATCAGAAACTTGCACATGGCAACAATGGCACAATCTTTGCTGGGGTTCTTGGTGATGGATCGCACATTGCAGTGCACAAGGTGGAATGTGAAAAGGAAAAAGACCTAATTCAAGTCCTATCACAAATTGAGGTTTTATCTGCAGTTTTGCACCAAAATATTGCGCGACTCATTGGATGCTGCATTGACTTGGCCTACACTCCACTGCTGGTATATGAACATCCTGCGAATGGTACCCTCGAGGATCATTTGCATCAAAATGGAGGACAAAATGTTGCTCTTGACTGGTACAAGAGGCTGAACATTGCCGCTGAAACAGCAAGTGTTCTTGCCCTTTTGCAATACGAAATTTCTCCTCCCATTTTCCACTGTGATCTCAAATCTGCCTGCATCTTCATTGACGACAACTTTTCTAGCAAAGTTGCCGGATTTGCGCTACTGAATTCCAGTCCTGGAGATTGTTCTCAGTCACACAATCACGAAGGTTCGCACTTTCAGCAAAATGATGTTTATGCCTTTGGTATCATGCTATTTGAGATGATTGCAGGCTCAAATTGCTTGGACTTGCCGGCGGTAGCTCTGCAAAAGATAAGGAGTGGGAAGGTGGAAGAGATTGTGGATCCACTTCTCTACTATCACGAGCAACCTTCACACATGCGTGAGCAGATAGAGGTGGTTGCAGACCTTGCCATGAGGTGCTTGTTGTTTGGTGGAGATGGGAAGCTGGGAATGTATGACGTTGTGCATGAATTAGTACATATTAGAAGAGACAGCAGTGATGGAGGGAGCAAGAGAGGGCCTGGACTAGAGGAAACATTTTCAAACTCGAGCCTGCTTCAGATGATTTCGATGTCTCCTGATTCGAAATATGTGCCTTGAATTTGTTATGACTGGTAAAAAAATGTGACTGCAGCTCAACAAAATTTGCAGTTCATTTCACTTTCCATAGAAGTTTACATGCATTTATTTGCTGCTCTTATGTGTTGTGTATATCAACAGATCAGAAGTGAATTCAAATagatcaaaacttcaaaacttgcATCTCATATAATCATGCCTGCCTGCCTGTCTATGTTCATCAAACGAAACTCTAATGATGGAATACTGAGTGGAAAAAATATTGTAACCCTCATGATATAAACTCACTCTTTCCATGAGTTTTAAATCTAATGCAAATTATAATAGTAAACCATGGGAGAAAAATTTCATGCAATTCGAAATAGGTAAATTGTGTATCTTCCTCTACAGCCGAGAAATGTTTTAGTGTGACACTCGCATAAAAAAAGAATTTCCTAAGTTCATGAAAAAATCAACCGTCTCTCAAATTAGTAACATCACTTGGAGGTCGATTAAGACTTTTATGGACAACCTTCACGAGTCTTTAAATGCAGTGGATTGGATatgctaattaataaatttacgTTTCATTTGTGAGTTGTCAAAATGCAATGGATTTGGATatgctaattaataaatttacgTTTCATTTGTGAGTTGTCAAATGATGCAATTTAAATTGTTAATCCTCCTGTGCATGCACCCGAATTTCATTGAAATCTTGATCAATATATTGGCAGTAAAACCAGCAATATTAGAGGACTCATCGCCATGAGTCTGAGAAAATTAAGCTAGGATATCATAAAACCAAACTTCTAGGGTTCAACCGTTACAGATGGGGTTTGCTGCTACCTTCTCTCAGACACTAACACGTGGCACTGCCTCAAAGTTTTAACCAATCCCCGcctttctctctgtctctctcccttCCCCTCCCAATCTACTATAAATATGTATGTCATGCAAAGACTAAATATATTCTTAGCACTTATTTCCTATTAATCTTTGTCTTTCTAGTTTCTATCTCAACCCCAAACGTCCTTAAGGTGCGTATGCTTCAATCTAATCTTGTAAATCAATGATCTTGTCTTGGGTTTGATAGCTCCAATCCTTACTTCTCAGTTATTCTGCTGACGTGTTTGCATGAGAGAAAGGGTGTTAGCTTGTTATACATTGTTGGGTTACTCCCTGACACTTCAAGCTTTTGAAGTCCAAAAATCGGTTAAAACCTTTTCTTGTTTCAACATGTCAGTGATGTTGAAGATCTTATAAACTGAAATGTTGTACCTAAATGTGTAAATTATGATGGCCTGCGTAGTGGCATATGCTCAGAATTTGCTATTTACATATCAATTGTTCATGTTTTATGATTAAATGCATGTTTTCTGCCTATGTTTCATTAGATGGCTTCTGAAGATCAAAGAGAAGAAGCTAAAGCAGCTATTCAAGAACACAAAAAAGCTCCTAAGTTAAATGAGAggattctttcttctctctcaagAAAATCAGTTGCTGCACATCCTTGGCATGATCTTGAAATTGGTACTCATATATAACAGTTTCATCATGATATATATACATCATGTTGCGACTAATCATCATGTTGCGAATTCTTGTCTGCAGGACCTAAAGCTCCCCATATTTTCAACGTTGTATGTATCCGCTCGTACTTTATCAAGTAACTAGGAACTAGGGGGATTTATAGAAGTTTTGCAAATTGAATTGTTTGATGGATTGGTACAGGTTGTTGAGATCTCAAAGGGAAGCAAAGTCAAATATGAACTTGACAAGAAGACAGGACTCATTAAGGTATGAAATTTTTCAGAGTTCTCTTCTAAGATCATTACTTTCTCCCTATGTTATATATTTATCTATATATGTTAAGATTGTTCTTAATGCTTCCGACAATTTCTCAGGTTGATCGGATTTTGTATTCCTCAGTTGTCTATCCTCACAACTACGGTTTCATCCCTCGCACATTGTGTGAAGACAATGATCCCCTGGATGTGTTGGTTCTCATGCAGGTGACATGTTTAATTTTCATATACATCGATTCTGCAAAATATCAGTCTGCCAAACTACATCGAATGGTGATGGAAGTAGAAGAGAATCAGATTGCCAAATAGGCCAAAAACCTGGCACACAAGTTGTGTTTGTGTCGATTTTGTATCAAACCAGTTATTCTAACGGATCGTGTCATGGCACACGAATTATCTTAACGGGTTTAAGAATTCAAACCCGAACTTGAACCGTTAGAATTAACGGGGTTACCTGACATGTCCCTTTTGCATCATTAAGAACAAACTTCACATAAGTTTCTTTTGATTCGTAAGTTTCTTTTGATTCAACAATAGGACTACAATTTCATTAAGCACTTCAAGTTTAGATCTACAttccacataaatattacttccaAAACACATCATTTTACGTGAAAAATATAGAACAGGTATAATACGTGAAATATGGAACGAGTATAATGTGTCAAGTATACATAAGTACATGTATAATATGCATATTATACATGAATTTACGTGTACTGTGCTTATGAGAGAGCTAGAGCTTTTAGTTTAACAGGTTCAAAAGGGTTACCCACACGTAGACCTAAATCAACACTTTATTTAACGTGTCCTTAACAGGTTGACTCAATAACACACCTAAACCGTTAAGCCTTGACCTGAAACCTGTTATAATATTCATGTTGTTTCATTTTGGGTTAACAGGTCATGTATAAGATTGCCAGGTCAAAAAGACACCATAATATAACCAAAATGCTACATGTTCCTTGACCAACAAGTTTCCATTCTAGTctcattaattagctaattagtcCATCATAATTTCATATTAGCAAGTTGATTTATCTAAATCAGCGAAGTTAAACAGGAACCTGTTCATCCGGGCTGTTTTCTGCGAGCCAAAGCGATTGGAGTAATGCCTATGATTGACCAGGTACTACTCCATAGCTCTCTAGCAAATTGAAACTCTACCACTACTTTctgcttttatttgttttccctCACTTTTATGGCTTTATGCTTTTAATCCAGGGAGAGGAAGATGATAAAATCATTGCAGTCTGCGCCGATGATCCAGCATATAATCATTACACTGACATCAAAGAGCTTCCTCCTCATCGCCTCACTGAGATTCGTCGGTTCTTTGAAGACTGTATCCTTTACAATTTTACTTTGAAACTTAACGTATTCCTTTAGATGTATATTTGAATGTTATTTTGGGGGTTATAACATTTTGAAGAACAATTGCAAAGTGGTTGCTTAACACATTGTTATAGACAAGAAGAATGAGAACAAAGAGGTTGCAGTTGACCAGTTTTTGCCTGCTCCCAATGCTGCTACAGTTATCCAGTATTCCATGTAAGTCTTTGCATCTAAACACAATATCAACCCACTCACACGGGGATCATAGCTCACGTCGATAAGAGCATTGACCCTTACACCCGAATTTCTGTGTTTGCTTCCCCCTCCCTAAATATTGCtcgtataaaaataaaaaacaaaatcaagtcTTCCAATTAAGCAAAAAACATAAGAAACATTGAAGGAACTGACTTGTAATTTTGTTGGCGCAGGGACCTTTATGCAGAGTACATAATGCTCACCTTAAGGCGATAAAGTTACATACAGGTggctaaaatatttacaataagTCATTTCATCAATGATATAGCTGAAGATTTCAGGCTAAACTTCAAGTTTTTTACTTTGCTGTATTTCGGATTATGATTATATAACCTTGTTCGGTTGATTAATCATATCACCAAAGAATGTTTGTTAAACATCATGTGTTTAAGGTTTGAGTGTGCTATAATAACTTCCCTTTTCTTAATAATCTGCTTCAATTTTGAAGGGCTTTGTAGTTCTGTTggaaatattagtattttaggtattatATTGTTTGAGTTTTCTTCTAAGTTTAGTTTGGGCCTAACCTGTTGGTATTAAGGTGAGGTTTGTTTGCTATAAATATAATGCTTTGTAGCTTCGTAGAATAAGTtggtcacaatgtagtctcttgaGGTTTTATAGTCATTTGCATtctagtttgtttaataatatttttattattgtgtAGTCTTATTGTGCACTATGATATTTAACATCAGAGAGGTTTAATCCTTCGGAATTTAATCGGTCCTTGATTCGCATCAGCTTATTTGTGTTCATTGTTTAGATTGTCGTTGGTTTAgtttgaaaaaatatatatataaaatgtcaTCGCCTTGAGCTGCCGGAGCCACACCGCACCGGAACCAAGCCAAAACCTAAAGTATGTAACCAAAGCCACCGCTCGCACCAGATCCTGCCTAGAAACCGCTCAGCTTGCACTTGCTCCTCCATCTGCACCAGTTCAA
This genomic window contains:
- the LOC126618044 gene encoding probably inactive receptor-like protein kinase At2g46850 — protein: MLPLFLPSFLLLGLLNSLPFSHSLHDQQQNLEQPNSLPDQLCHEKCGQLQLPFPFHLNKSCSSVSDAFHLSCQNSTTLFLNIGSESYRVLEFFSDGLLVDFPGFSSCSQYNDLNSFDFLGNDHLGVAVENVVGLYDCEDSSLCKTDCETNDLPGCDGNDNGSPACCYPLSDHSVWHLGDKFSVFAKFGCRGFSSWVVERGSNLGKRGIKLEWAVPKNSSKGVCDSNAYITNATVVEGGVRCMCPDGFLGDGFAAGAGCLKSCIKDRKEAYGSDCLKEKHGGRKLVIFGGVLAPVFIIASSIALLYILKRPAKPGTFDPAQKVHFHNTISFRKASRMRLFTYHELEEATKGFEEDQKLAHGNNGTIFAGVLGDGSHIAVHKVECEKEKDLIQVLSQIEVLSAVLHQNIARLIGCCIDLAYTPLLVYEHPANGTLEDHLHQNGGQNVALDWYKRLNIAAETASVLALLQYEISPPIFHCDLKSACIFIDDNFSSKVAGFALLNSSPGDCSQSHNHEGSHFQQNDVYAFGIMLFEMIAGSNCLDLPAVALQKIRSGKVEEIVDPLLYYHEQPSHMREQIEVVADLAMRCLLFGGDGKLGMYDVVHELVHIRRDSSDGGSKRGPGLEETFSNSSLLQMISMSPDSKYVP
- the LOC126618251 gene encoding soluble inorganic pyrophosphatase 1-like, with protein sequence MASEDQREEAKAAIQEHKKAPKLNERILSSLSRKSVAAHPWHDLEIGPKAPHIFNVVVEISKGSKVKYELDKKTGLIKVDRILYSSVVYPHNYGFIPRTLCEDNDPLDVLVLMQEPVHPGCFLRAKAIGVMPMIDQGEEDDKIIAVCADDPAYNHYTDIKELPPHRLTEIRRFFEDYKKNENKEVAVDQFLPAPNAATVIQYSMDLYAEYIMLTLRR